The following proteins are encoded in a genomic region of Chelmon rostratus isolate fCheRos1 chromosome 3, fCheRos1.pri, whole genome shotgun sequence:
- the rpl9 gene encoding 60S ribosomal protein L9 — MKTILSSQTVDIPDNVEVRLKGRTVIVKGPRGKLVREFNHINLELSLLGKKQKKLRVDKWWGNRKELATVRTICSHVQNMIKGVTLGFRYKMRSVYAHFPINVVIQENGTMVEIRNFLGEKYIRRVRMRTGVNCTVSAAQKDELVLEGNDIELVSNSAALIQQATTVKNKDIRKFLDGIYVSEKGTVVEPDQ, encoded by the exons atGAAGACCATTCTCAGCAGTCAGACTGTCGACATCCCCGACAATG TCGAGGTGAGGTTGAAGGGGCGGACAGTGATTGTCAAGGGGCCCCGTGGCAAACTCGTCAGGGAGTTCAACCACATCAACCTGGAGCTCAGCCTGCTGggcaagaaacagaagaag CTTCGTGTGGATAAATGGTGGGGTAACAGGAAGGAACTGGCCACAGTCCGCACCATCTGCAGCCACGTCCAGAACATGATCAAGGGAGTCACTTTG GGTTTCCGGTACAAAATGCGTTCTGTGTACGCCCATTTCCCCATCAACGTCGTCATTCAGGAGAATGGAACTATGGTGGAGATCAGGAACTTCCTGGGAGAGAAGTACATCCGCCGTGTCCGAATGAGGACTG GTGTGAATTGTACAGTCTCCGCTGCCCAGAAGGACGAGCTGGTCTTGGAGGGTAACGACATTGAGCTGGTGTCAAACTCAG CTGCTCTGATCCAACAGGCCACCACAGTCAAAAATAAGGATATCAGAAAGTTCTTGGACGGTATTTACGTGTCTGAGAAGGGAACAGTAGTGGAACCGGATCAGTAA
- the lias gene encoding lipoyl synthase, mitochondrial has product MALLKQSCCVAGRFSTSHLWLSPRCIPHSYTSSLTTVAKSSTDRADRKKELLSDDGPDLQDFISGDLSEKSNWEEYKGNLKRAKGERLRLPPWLKTEIPIGKNYNRLKNTLRDLNLHTVCEEARCPNIGECWGGGEYATATATIMLMGDTCTRGCRFCSVKTARQPPPLDPDEPHNTAKAIAAWGLDYVVLTSVDRDDIADGGAEHFAKTVSTLKEKDPRILVECLTPDFRGDLAAVEKIALSGLDVYAHNVETVRELQRHVRDPRANFDQSLSVLKHAKKVNPTVLTKTSIMLGLGETDQQILDTLTELREAGVDCLTLGQYMQPTKRHLKVEEYVTPERFAYWEKAGNDMGFVYTASGPLVRSSYKAGEFFLKNLLKKRKAEPTIAE; this is encoded by the exons ATGGCGCTGCTCAAGCAAAGTTGTTGTGTTGCTGGCCGTTTCTCCACAAGCCATCTCTGGCTGAGTCCAAGATGCATTCCACAT AGTTACACCAGCAGTTTGACAACTGTGGCGAAATCCTCCACAGACCGAGCTGACAGAAAGAAGGAGCTTCTGAGTGATGACGGGCCTGATCTACAAGACTTCATATCAGGGGACCTGTCGGAGAAAAGCAACTGGGAAGAGTACAAAGGCAACCTGAAGAGAGCGAAGGGAGAAAG GCTGCGGCTTCCCCCGTGGCTGAAGACCGAGATCCCGATTGGAAAAAACTACAACAGGCTGAAGAACACACTGAGAGACCTCAATCTGCACACA gtGTGTGAGGAGGCCAGGTGTCCCAACATTGGAGAAtgctggggaggaggagagtaCGCCACAGCCACAGCTACCATCATG CTGATGGGGGACACATGCACCCGTGGGTGCAGGTTCTGCTCTGTAAAGACGGCCCGTCAGCCCCCACCTCTGGACCCGGATGAGCCGCACAATACAGCCAAGGCCATCGCTGCCTGGGGGCTGGACTACGTGGTTCTTACCTCAGTTGATAGAGATG ATATTGCTGATGGAGGGGCAGAGCACTTTGCTAAGACAGTCTCGACCCTGAAGGAAAA GGACCCTCGGATCCTGGTTGAATGTCTGACCCCTGATTTTCGTGGTGACCTGGCAGCAGTGGAGAAGATCGCCCTGTCAGGATTAGACGTGTATGCCCACAATGTGGAGACAGTTCGAGAGCTGCAAAG GCACGTGCGTGACCCCAGAGCAAACTTTGACCAGTCTCTGAGCGTCCTGAAGCACGCCAAAAAGGTCAATCCCACTGTTCTCACCAAGACATCCATCATGCTCGGACTGGGGGAAACTGACCAACAGATACTCGACACCTTGACCG AGCTGCGAGAGGCAGGAGTGGACTGTCTAACACTGGGTCAGTACATGCAACCCACCAAACGCCATCTAAAG GTGGAGGAGTACGTCACTCCAGAGAGGTTTGCCTACTGGGAGAAAGCCGGGAATGATATGGGCTTCGTTTACACGGCCAGCGGGCCACTGGTGCGATCCTCCTACAAAGCTG GTGAGTTCTTCCTGAAGAATCTattaaagaagagaaaagccGAACCCACCATAGCAGAATGA
- the ugdh gene encoding UDP-glucose 6-dehydrogenase yields the protein MFQIKRICCIGAGYVGGPTCSVIAHMCPEITVTVVDVNESRIKAWNSDTLPIYEPGLKEVVESCRGRNLFFSTDIDSAIRDADLVFISVNTPTKTYGMGKGRAADLKFIEACARRIVEVSDGYKIVTEKSTVPVRAAESIRRIFDANTKPSLNLQVLSNPEFLAEGTAVRDLKEPDRVLIGGDETAEGQRAIRALCAVYEHWVPKARIITTNTWSSELSKLAANAFLAQRISSINSISALCEATGADVEEVAKAIGMDQRIGSKFLKASVGFGGSCFQKDVLNLVYLCEALNLPEVASYWQQVIDMNEYQRRRFACRIIDCLFNTVTGKKIALLGFSFKKDTGDTRESSSIYISKYLMDEGAKLFIYDPKVLKEQIIHDLSQPSISEDNPERVSELVTVTSDPYEACQSAHALVICTEWDMFKELDYEKIYKKMLKPAFIFDGRRVLDHLHPHLQNIGFQIETIGKKVTATRIPYTPAAVCPRITASEPPTKKAKV from the exons atgtttcagatAAAGAGGATCTGTTGCATTGGTGCTGGGTACGTAGGAGGCCCCACATGTAGTGTGATTGCCCACATGTGTCCAGAGATCACAGTGACAGTCGTGGATGTCAACGAGTCCCGCATCAAAGCCTGGAACTCAGACACCCTGCCCATATATGAG CCGGGTCTGAAAGAGGTGGTTGAATCATGCAGGGGGagaaatttgtttttctcaacaGACATAGACTCAGCCATCAGGGATGCAGACCTCGTCTTTATCTCG GTTAACACCCCAACCAAGACCTATGGGATGGGGAAGGGTCGTGCGGCCGACCTCAAGTTTATTGAGGCGTGTGCTCGGCGGATTGTGGAGGTGTCTGATGGCTACAAGATTGTCACAGAGAAAAGCACGGTCCCAGTTCGCGCTGCTGAGAGCATTAGACGGATATTTGATGCCAACACCAAGCCCAGCCTCAACCTACAA GTGCTGTCCAACCCAGAGTTCCTTGCAGAGGGAACAGCAGTGCGGGACCTAAAGGAGCCAGACCGCGTCCTGATTGGTGGAGACGAAACAGCCGAAGGTCAAAGGGCAATCAGAGCGCTGTGTGCTGTCTATGAACACTGGGTCCCCAAAGCAAGAATAATCACTACCAACACGTGGTCGTCCGAGTTGTCTAAACTG gcaGCCAATGCATTCCTGGCCCAGCGaatcagcagcatcaacagTATCAGTGCTCTGTGTGAGGCCACCGGGGCCGACGTAGAGGAGGTTGCGAAGGCAATCGGTATGGACCAGAGAATAGGCAGCAAGTTTCTCAAAGCCAGCGTAG GTTTTGGTGGAAGCTGTTTCCAGAAGGACGTGCTGAATCTGGTGTACCTGTGCGAGGCGCTGAACCTGCCTGAGGTAGCCTCCTACTGGCAGCAG GTGATAGACATGAATGAGTACCAAAGGCGGCGGTTTGCCTGCAGGATAATTGATTGCCTCTTCAACACTGTTACTGGTAAAAAGATTGCTCTGCTGGGCTTCTCCTTCAAAAAAGACACAGGTGACACAAG GGAGTCGTCCAGTATCTACATTTCTAAATATCTGATGGACGAGGGAGCCAAGCTATTCATCTATGACCCCAAAGTTCTTAAAGAACAAATCATTCATGACCTCTCCCAGCCCAGCATCTCGGAGGACAACCCagaaagag tgtCAGAGCTGGtgactgtgacctctgacccttaCGAGGCCTGCCAGAGTGCACATGCATTGGTCATCTGCACAGAGTGGGACATGTTTAAG GAACTGGACTATGAGAAGATTTACAAGAAGATGCTGAAGCCGGCTTTTATATTTGATGGTCGCAGGGTGCTGGATCACCTCCACCCTCACCTCCAGAACATCGGCTTCCAG ATCGAGACCATCGGTAAGAAAGTGACCGCAACACGAATCCCTTACACTCCGGCAGCTGTTTGTCCTCGCATCACTGCCAGTGAACCTCCCACCAAGAAAGCCAAAGTCTAG
- the map9 gene encoding microtubule-associated protein 9, whose amino-acid sequence MTNQDFRTLAYTKSPKTSRRTTFQDELQAAVSARASKAKTDRYSYSDDFNEDEDDFLNELLKSRKKKAGALKAGKSKAKINDFEISDDEGKHGRTKRVSFLKTQRITSPLKDTAGSESSENELPGSSVGQHNDYNNSLSSQHSTNVSEDNSQFKNSDVGSPDPQITRASTSKSLSYQTSEDTLLDMPLPLPSDNSVMETPGPEDKSISDLEESSQTPQLSTTDLQHVSSTDSATEREPPRPKPRQRTLGLSLHATEKIAEDAESQDVSRPQTSSTSIPISTGTSSNIAWTEGDHTVSCSLSRSSSNKSEQSQIFTKSTIDSGSRVGFISDDSREQERKYSTSFEEFNQDADHLSHAHESSFDTRTPSSHSKTTQRSQSVCSRKVESKYLGSLKVLDRKVSLQESQPQAADSLRAAIYQEWLQKKKEKSRENMQLKKKEEILKEKKKREEEAKKEDAVASYEVWKEKKAENLKAKAKEKQDVIRKKQRAIEEKEEKRQTAKQVFEKWKREHDHLLKERYRERREAENKFKLKKQEKEEERKTESKSAFSNWCQKKKEVLHEKVTMEHKEVKNKAEEEQYIKEERDKMALEMYENWLARKDLEQKRQREERRIQAILQDSPPPPWSPPNKTIPFRK is encoded by the exons ATGACAAACCAGGACTTCAGGACACTGGCTTACACGAAAAGCCCGAAAACATCGAGAAGGACAACATTTCAG GATGAACTTCAGGCTGCTGTCTCTGCCAGGGcaagcaaagcaaaaacagaccGATACTCGTACTCTGATGACTTCAATGAAGACGAAGATG attttttaaatgaactccTCAAATCAAGAAAAAAGAAGGCCGGCGCATTGAAAGCTGGCAAGAGTAAAGCCAAAATCAACGACTTTGAGATTTCAGACGATGAAGGCAAACATGGCAGGACGAAGAGAGTCTCATTTCTGAAAACCCAAAGAATCACTTCTCCCTTGAAAGACACTGCGGGATCAGAGTCATCTGAAAACGAGCTGCCTGGCTCTTCAGTCGGTCAACACAACGACTATAATAACTCACTTTCCTCACAGCACTCCACAAATGTCAGTGAAGATAACAGtcaatttaaaaacagtgatgtgGGGTCTCCCGATCCTCAGATCACAAGAGCGAGCACGAGTAAGTCTCTGTCATACCAAACATCAGAGGATACTCTACTGGACATGCCTTTGCCTTTACCGTCTGACAATAGTGTGATGGAGACTCCAGGTCCTGAGGATAAGAGTATCTCTGATCTGGAAGAAAGCTCCCAGACTCCACAGTTATCAACAACTGACCTCCAACACGTGTCCTCAACAg ATAGTGCTACAGAGAGGGAGCCACCCAGGCCTAAACCGCGGCAAAGGACTCTAGGATTGAGCCTTCATGCTACAGAGAAGATAGCTGAAGATGCTGAATCTCAGGATGTAAGCAGGCCCCAGACTTCCTCCACATCCATTCCCATCTCCACTGGCACATCCAGCAACATAGCT TGGACAGAAGGTGACCACACAGTTTCGTGTAGCCTCAGCAGATCCTCCTCAAACAAGAGTGAGCAGTCGCAGATCTTCACCAAGTCTACGATTGATTCTGGATCAAGAG ttggCTTTATTTCCgatgacagcagagagcaggagagaaagtaCTCCACATCATTCGAAGAGTTTAAT caagACGCAGATCATCTCTCTCATGCCCACGAAAGCTCATTTGATACCAG aaCACCAAGTTCTCACTCAAAGACCACTCAGAGATCTCAGAGTGTGTGCTCCAGGAAAGTGGAATCAAAGTATTTGGGATCTCTCAAAGTTCTGGATCGTAAAGTCTCTCTACAAGAGTCTCAGCCACAAGCAGCGGATTCACTCCGAGCGGCCATTTACCAG GAATGgcttcaaaagaaaaaagaaaagtcaagaGAGAACATGCaactgaagaagaaagaggaaatcctaaaagaaaaaaagaaaagg gaagaagaagctaAAAAGGAAGATGCTGTTGCATCATATGAGGtttggaaagaaaagaaagcagaaaatctcAAAGCCAAAGCCAAAGAAAAGCAAGATGTGatcagaaaaaagcaaagagcgattgaagagaaagaagaaaaaaggcaaactgcAAAACAG GTGTTTGAAAAATGGAAGCGTGAGCATGATCATCTGCTCAAAGAAAGGTACAGAGAGCGAAGAGAAGCTGAGAATAAATTCAAgttaaaaaagcaagaaaaggaggaagagaggaagactgaGAGCAAATCTGCCTTTTCTAACTG GTGccaaaagaagaaagaggtcCTCCATGAAAAAGTCACGATGGAGCATAAAGAAGTCAAGAataaagcagaagaagaacaatacattaaagaagagagagacaaaatggCTTTAGAGATGTATGAAAACTGGCTG GCACGGAAAGATCTGgagcagaagagacagagagaagagaggcgAATACAAGCGATACTCCAAGACAGTCCACCGCCACCGTGGAGCCCTCCAAATAAAACTATACCCTTTAGAAAATAA
- the smim14 gene encoding small integral membrane protein 14 codes for MAEGGFDPCECICTHEYAMRRLINLLRQSQSYCTDTDCPQELPGPSGPVGGGGDLTLPMVLIGWMVLALLLFLLRPSSLRGPRPTGKPPGPHNSDRREPPAPPID; via the exons ATGGCAGAGGGAGGCTTTGACCCGTGTGAGTGCATTTGCACCCATGAGTATGCGATGAGGCGCCTCATCAACCTG CTCAGGCAATCTCAGTCctactgcacagacacagactgccCTCAGGAAT tgccaGGTCCCAGCGGGCCGGTCGGCGGAGGAGGTGACCTGACGCTGCCCATGGTTCTGATTGGATGGATGGTGCTGGCTCTGCTCCTGTTCCTGCTGCGCCCATCCAGTCTCAGGGGTCCCCGTCCCACAGGCAAACCTCCTGGACCCCACAAT AGCGATAGAAGAGAGCCTCCAGCACCACCTATTGACTAG
- the ube2kb gene encoding ubiquitin-conjugating enzyme E2Kb (UBC1 homolog, yeast), whose amino-acid sequence MANIAVQRIKREFKEVLKSEETSKNQIKVDLVDENFTELRGEIAGPPDTPYEGGRYQLEIKIPETYPFNPPKVRFITKIWHPNISSVTGAICLDILKDQWAAAMTLRTVLLSLQALLAAAEPDDPQDAVVANQYKQNPDMFKQTARLWSHVYADAPVSSPDYTRKIEKLCAMGFDKNAVIAALSSKSWDVETATELLLSN is encoded by the exons ATGGCTAACATCGCGGTCCAAAGGATCAAGCGGGAGTTCAAAGAAGTTCTCAAAAGCGAAGAG ACAAGTAAAAACCAGATAAAAGTAGATTTGGTGGATGAGAACTTTACAGAACTGAGGGGGGAGATAGCAGGTCCTCCAGATACACCCTATGAAG GTGGCAGATATCAGCTTGAAATAAAAATCCCAGAAACCTATCCTTTTAACCCGCCAAAG GTGCGTTTCATCACTAAGATCTGGCACCCTAATATCAGTTCTGTGACAGGAGCAATATGTctggacattttaaaagacCAGTG GGCAGCTGCTATGACCCTGCGGACGGTGCTGTTGTCTCTACAGGCTCTCCTcgctgcagcagaaccagatgATCCACAGGATGCAGTAGTAGCAAACCAG TATAAGCAGAACCCAGACATGTTCAAACAGACTGCAAGGCTGTGGTCTCACGTCTATGCAGACGCTCCTGTCTCCAGTCCCGACTACACACGCAAAATAGAGAAACTCTGTGCCATGGGCTTCGATAAG AATGCAGTAATAGCGGCCTTGTCTTCAAAATCCTGGGATGTGGAAACGGCGACAGAGCTGCTCCTCAGCAACTGA